TATGATGGTAGAACTAGCCTCTTTGTATTTGTTAGTTGAATTTGGAATCCCATTCCCATCCCACCATTTAGGTGAAATACGAGAATTTTCATCATCATTCCAATGGGCAGCCACCATACCAAGAATAGGTCTATCGCCGGAAACTTTACGACAAATAACATTTTCACCTGATGATGAACCAGATAGTTTCTTGTTGTCATCTTGCTTGGATGAGGGTGGTTTGGACCAAGAACCCAAGCCTGCGTTATCCTTCATCTCTTTTTGAACTGAAACGTCCTTCATTGTGATGTCTAACATTGAAACTGACATCGGGGTTGCTTCATCATTTAGGTTATGAGATCCAATCAGGTCATTGGAATCTGAATTATATTCCTCCAACTGGTGGAGACTATCAACTGGTTTCGGTACAGGGTACACAAATTGAGACCTGACCCTGGAAGTTTTTCCATGAGCCAAATTATCCAAATATTGAGGGAATACAGTGCCAGGTGTTTGCATTTCATCCGTTAGTTTCAGTGGTGTTGGATTGACTGATGGCTTGGACAAACTAAAATGTCCAGCTGACCCTGATCCTTTTGAGTGTTGACTAGCACTTTCAGACGTAGATCCTTTTGAAGAATATGGAGACCTATCATAGTCACAATCAAAACGAACAGATTTGTTTTGGAACTGTTCACTTGGAGCTAAGGCCCCTGGTGCAACCGATGAAGCTTCAGAATCGTTATGCTTTTCATCTTTGGGTGTAAGAACATTCTGAAGATCACTGCTGGTAGATTTCCTTCTGGTAAGCCCATCAGTCAAGCAGCTGCAGAAAACAAATAAAGTAGTGTGTAATTTGTAGACTTTTGGCAGTGTCAAATCTAAAAATGATAGAAATAAAGAACCATATCTATCATGGTTAGCGGAATGAGATCTGAAGCACATAAGTAAGAGGATGAAGCTAGTTGCTGGCACAACTTGTTTTTCCTTGATATAAAGCTTGAACTCTATTTCACCAGGAATTCCACTCAGTAAAAATTTGGAACGAGAAGAAAGTCGCTAGTAGTGGTGTCTCATCAcaaatgcaaaatattttatttcaaacatcAGCTTCTCAATGGTTTTCAAAGCCACCTGCAGAAGTTGAAAGATGTACCTGGTAGGAGTATCCTCCACAGAACCTGCTATCCcttcttcacaaattttgaCAGGTTGTGGAGAGTCAAGAGGTTGCTTCCCTAGATTAAATTTCTCAATGGAAGCGTTGGGAAGCCATGAATTGAAATTCAAAGGTTTTTGTTCTCCATTTTGAGAAGATATATCCACCCATCTCTCTGAGGCTTTTCGGATTTCATTGGGAGTTTCAGCTAAAGTTCCACAAGCCTTGAGGAACTTGGCCTGCAATATAACATCATGGAACCTTAGCATTTGTAAATATATGACATTAGAACATTTGACTGAATTTCAAGAATAAACAAGGATAATAGATCTGGGTAGCATTTTTTGCACATATTTATATGCATAGACCACAGTGAATTTTCATTATAATCACAATCTCAAACAAGTGGACATAAGGCACCACCAAAAAGTGATGAAAATCAGTTTTAATCACCCAACCAATAAACGGATTCACATACCTTTGTAGAATTAAATAAACTGTGAGTCTTTTGACGATATAGATTGGAGCAAATGCTCACAAAAGATTAACAAGAAAAACCAAGCATACACAAGATCCCTTTGTTGTACACAGAGAAGACATACTTACTGATTAATCGAATCAGATTTGTTAACaagctaaataaaattcaaagttCACAAGAAATCGTCAAGATTTTCAAGAATCAAACAGACAGACCTGTTCCTTGAGCTCCCTGAAATAAACTTCCTCATTTTGTGAATTCTGACC
This sequence is a window from Primulina huaijiensis isolate GDHJ02 unplaced genomic scaffold, ASM1229523v2 scaffold206962, whole genome shotgun sequence. Protein-coding genes within it:
- the LOC140966525 gene encoding protein JASON-like: EPVVSRNKTSLSSLLVSDEDYSLGKEEGGQNSQNEEVYFRELKEQAKFLKACGTLAETPNEIRKASERWVDISSQNGEQKPLNFNSWLPNASIEKFNLGKQPLDSPQPVKICEEGIAGSVEDTPTSCLTDGLTRRKSTSSDLQNVLTPKDEKHNDSEASSVAPGALAPSEQFQNKSVRFDCDYDRSPYSSKGSTSESASQHSKGSGSAGHFSLSKPSVNPTPLKLTDEMQTPGTVFPQYLDNLAHGKTSRVRSQFVYPVPKPVDSLHQLEEYNSDSNDLIGSHNLNDEATPMSVSMLDITMKDVSVQKEMKDNAGLGSWSKPPSSKQDDNKKLSGSSSGENVICRKVSGDRPILGMVAAHWNDDENSRISPKWWDGNGIPNSTNKYKE